In Streptomyces chartreusis NRRL 3882, the following are encoded in one genomic region:
- a CDS encoding SCO2400 family protein: MDYCSSCRRHLNGALVCPGCGAYAPDIDPSAADGRTGPDAWAYPAASGAWRDGNVDGNVWDDGSVWDTNRAGTRELPLAYTGSSGGRPPTLGTDPSDGHGPLSTGSSDGHETPDTPGTDGYQAPQQGRAARRRQMARWKKNQRRAVVATAVALVGGGLTVAAMNGNSTHGVQSATAPQDTTMGGADGQAPTYTEPTSTRHDTARSSVTPTTPPHAGRTAQREQPRTAPRSTPADPRTDAATTPRELPKTTQPRTTVPNTVDTVTGNAGKSTSTVTEQTPPPAADTGDDTQQAASPETTPSTASPTPAATPPSNSGSDSKELCLLVICLG; this comes from the coding sequence CTCCGCCGCCGACGGCCGTACCGGCCCGGACGCATGGGCGTACCCGGCCGCCTCCGGCGCATGGCGCGACGGGAACGTGGACGGGAACGTGTGGGACGACGGCAGCGTCTGGGACACGAACCGCGCCGGCACGCGGGAGCTCCCCCTCGCGTACACGGGATCGTCCGGCGGCCGCCCCCCGACCCTCGGCACCGACCCGTCCGACGGCCACGGGCCCCTGAGCACCGGCTCGTCCGACGGCCACGAGACCCCGGACACCCCCGGGACCGACGGCTACCAGGCCCCGCAGCAGGGGCGCGCGGCACGACGCCGTCAGATGGCCCGCTGGAAGAAGAACCAGCGCCGGGCCGTCGTGGCGACCGCCGTCGCGCTCGTCGGAGGCGGTCTCACCGTCGCTGCCATGAACGGCAACTCCACGCACGGCGTGCAGTCGGCCACGGCACCGCAGGACACGACCATGGGCGGCGCCGACGGTCAGGCGCCGACGTACACCGAACCGACCTCGACCCGGCACGACACCGCGCGGTCCTCGGTCACGCCCACCACTCCGCCGCACGCCGGCCGCACCGCGCAGCGCGAGCAGCCCCGCACCGCTCCCCGCAGCACCCCGGCGGACCCGCGGACGGACGCGGCCACGACGCCCCGCGAGCTGCCGAAGACGACGCAGCCCAGGACCACGGTCCCGAACACCGTCGACACCGTCACCGGCAACGCCGGCAAGTCCACGTCGACGGTGACCGAGCAGACGCCCCCGCCCGCCGCCGACACCGGCGACGACACACAGCAGGCCGCGTCTCCCGAGACGACCCCGTCCACGGCGAGCCCCACTCCGGCCGCGACGCCTCCCTCGAATTCCGGCTCCGACTCCAAGGAGCTGTGCCTGCTCGTCATCTGCCTGGGCTGA